The Heliangelus exortis chromosome 26, bHelExo1.hap1, whole genome shotgun sequence genome window below encodes:
- the C2CD2L gene encoding phospholipid transfer protein C2CD2L isoform X5, with product MGPDPGWAALVLLFAASLLTVAAWLLQYWRSAPLRAPRRSGAAAEEAGARALLAALFALRSLREQWQRAWVRALNSQARRHGSSVQITFEEGPQLPQVANIGRVMCKEQSDHSMMLSCRVSAEAVKFPVSVTQQSPAAVSVDTYQVSLAVLQAQVEIHLKEVQNEGLLVSWMFKDRPDLNLFVLPRFQLRENEGRADLSTIKDLIEDAIVSTQPAMIVNLKACITGDSVEPRHKLVRESPCGTAAAPLGSKLLLRNLRVLNLGCQGKRGVQEISCMAELDSPPQQKRTRAVTAGSATAAAEMEWNEELFLELGPRSKELKLQVLGSSDGAGSVVLAHAKLLLDSLGKRRSGRQVFSLAPGTGWSLAAEATIVLELLFQESSASLNAQHTASLRTSITPTKKVEMDRTIMPDGTVVTTVTTIQSRPKADCKLDSPSRSPSKVEVTEKKTTVLLESDCPHSPLASGTRDSHMPNGLDPVAETAIRQLTETNNKPAKKTPTKRSTLIISGVSKVPIAQDEMALSLGYAASLEGPVYRDSVAEVPADRMHDSTESSRLLEVSPSGQKAGQELDETARSDISERPSVEDVESETGSIGALETRSLKDHKVSFLRSGTKLIFRRRSKQKEAGLSHSHDDLSNVTANSAARKKAGSFSHRLIKRFSFKSKSKPKGSDSKTAGEN from the exons ATGGGACCGGATCCGGGCTGGGCCGCCCTGGTGCTGCTCTTCGCCGCCTCGCTGCTCACCGTCGCGGCCTGGCTGCTTCAGTACTGGCGGTCGGCGCCCCTGCGGGCGCCGCGGCGTAgcggggcggcggcggaggAGGCCGGGGCGCGAGCGCTGCTCGCCGCGCTTTTCGCCCTTCGGTCCCTCCGTGAGCAGTGGCAGCGGGCTTGGGTGCGAGCCCTTAACAGCCAGGCGCGCCGGCACGGG agtTCAGTGCAGATCACGTTTGAAGAGGGTCCTCAGCTACCACAAGTTGCAAACATAGGTCGTGTGATGTGCAAGGAACAGTCAGACCACAGCATG ATGTTGTCTTGCCGTGTGTCTGCTGAAGCTGTGAAATTCCCTGTCTCTGTTACTCAACAGTccccagctgctgtttctgtggACACCTATCAAGTCAGTttggctgtgctgcaggctcAG GTGGAGATCCACTTGAAGGAGGTCCAGAATGAAGGTCTCCTGGTATCATGGATGTTCAAGGACAGACCAGACTTGAACCTTTTCGTCCTTCCGAGATTTCAACTTCGTGAG AATGAAGGGCGAGCGGATCTGTCCACCATCAAGGACCTGATCGAGGATGCCATTGTCAGTACGCAGCCAGCCATGATAGTGAATCTGAAGGCCTGCATCACTGGAGACAGCGTG GAACCCAGGCATAAGTTGGTTCGAGAGTCCCCATGTGGTACAGCAGCTGCCCCTCTGGGTTCTAAGCTGTTGCTTCGAAATCTTCGAGTGCTGAACTTGGGCTGCCAGGGGAAGAGAG GAGTTCAGGAGATAAGCTGCATGGCAGAGCTGGACAGCCCCCCACAGCAGAAGCGGACAAGGGCGGTGACAGCTGGCAGTgccactgctgcagcagagatggagTGGAATGAGGAGCTCTTCCT GGAGCTGGGACCTAGAAGTAAAGAACTGAAGCTACAGGTGCTGGGGAGCAGTGACGGAGCAGGAA GTGTGGTGCTGGCACATGCGAAACTGTTGCTTGATTCTTTGGGCAAACGGCGATCTGGGAGACAAGTCTTCTCGCTGGCCCCAGGAACTGGGTGGTCACTGGCAGCTGAAGCTACCATTGTATTGGAG CTGCTGTTCCAGGAGTCTTCTGCATCTCTGAATGCTCAGCACACTGCATCTCTGCGAACCAGCATCACCCCCACGAAGAAGGTGGAGATGGACCGGACCATCATGCCTGATGGCACCGTTGTGACTACTGTCACCACCATTCAGTCCCGGCCCAAGGCAGACTGCAAACTTG ATTCACCGTCGAGGTCGCCTTCCAAGGTGGAAGTGACTGAAAAGAAGACAACAGTGCTTTTGGAAAGCGACTGCCCTCACAGTCCCTTGGCCAGTGGTACCC GGGATAGCCATATGCCCAATGGCTTGGATCCGGTGGCTGAGACGGCGATCAGGCAGCTAACCGAGACGAATAACAAGCCTGCCAAGAAGACCCCAACTAAACGTAGCACACTGATCATCTCGGGAGTTTCCAAG GTACCTATTGCTCAAGACGAAATGGCACTTTCTCTGGGTTACGCTGCATCCTTGGAGGGCCCGGTGTACAGGGATTCTGTGGCAGAAGTCCCAGCCGACCGGATGCACGATTCTACAGAATCATCACGACTTCTGGAAGTGTCACCGTCAGGACAGAAGGCCGGTCAGGAGCTGGATGAGACAGCACGATCAGACATCTCTGAGAGACCATCCGTGGAAGATGTTGAGTCTGAGACTGGCTCTATAGGAGCCCTTGAGACCAGGAGTTTGAAAGATCACAAAG ttaGCTTTCTTCGGAGTGGTACCAAACTCATCTTCCGAAGAAGGAGCAAACAGAAGGAAGCGGGCCTGAGCCACTCACACGATGACTTGTCCAACGTCACCGCCAATTCTGCTGCTAGGAAGAAAGCTGGCAGCTTTTCTCACCGTCTCATCAAGCGCTTCTCCTTCAAGTCTAAATCCAAACCCAAAGGTAGTGACAGCAAAACAGCAGGTGAGAACTGA
- the C2CD2L gene encoding phospholipid transfer protein C2CD2L isoform X3, translating to MGPDPGWAALVLLFAASLLTVAAWLLQYWRSAPLRAPRRSGAAAEEAGARALLAALFALRSLREQWQRAWVRALNSQARRHGSSVQITFEEGPQLPQVANIGRVMCKEQSDHSMMLSCRVSAEAVKFPVSVTQQSPAAVSVDTYQVSLAVLQAQVEIHLKEVQNEGLLVSWMFKDRPDLNLFVLPRFQLREKNEGRADLSTIKDLIEDAIVSTQPAMIVNLKACITGDSVEPRHKLVRESPCGTAAAPLGSKLLLRNLRVLNLGCQGKRGVQEISCMAELDSPPQQKRTRAVTAGSATAAAEMEWNEELFLELGPRSKELKLQVLGSSDGAGSVVLAHAKLLLDSLGKRRSGRQVFSLAPGTGWSLAAEATIVLELLFQESSASLNAQHTASLRTSITPTKKVEMDRTIMPDGTVVTTVTTIQSRPKADCKLDSPSRSPSKVEVTEKKTTVLLESDCPHSPLASGTRDSHMPNGLDPVAETAIRQLTETNNKPAKKTPTKRSTLIISGVSKVPIAQDEMALSLGYAASLEGPVYRDSVAEVPADRMHDSTESSRLLEVSPSGQKAGQELDETARSDISERPSVEDVESETGSIGALETRSLKDHKVSFLRSGTKLIFRRRSKQKEAGLSHSHDDLSNVTANSAARKKAGSFSHRLIKRFSFKSKSKPKGSDSKTAANLIHHVPAAGISAAGAGGGRHMREKMNSSHGRRLPF from the exons ATGGGACCGGATCCGGGCTGGGCCGCCCTGGTGCTGCTCTTCGCCGCCTCGCTGCTCACCGTCGCGGCCTGGCTGCTTCAGTACTGGCGGTCGGCGCCCCTGCGGGCGCCGCGGCGTAgcggggcggcggcggaggAGGCCGGGGCGCGAGCGCTGCTCGCCGCGCTTTTCGCCCTTCGGTCCCTCCGTGAGCAGTGGCAGCGGGCTTGGGTGCGAGCCCTTAACAGCCAGGCGCGCCGGCACGGG agtTCAGTGCAGATCACGTTTGAAGAGGGTCCTCAGCTACCACAAGTTGCAAACATAGGTCGTGTGATGTGCAAGGAACAGTCAGACCACAGCATG ATGTTGTCTTGCCGTGTGTCTGCTGAAGCTGTGAAATTCCCTGTCTCTGTTACTCAACAGTccccagctgctgtttctgtggACACCTATCAAGTCAGTttggctgtgctgcaggctcAG GTGGAGATCCACTTGAAGGAGGTCCAGAATGAAGGTCTCCTGGTATCATGGATGTTCAAGGACAGACCAGACTTGAACCTTTTCGTCCTTCCGAGATTTCAACTTCGTGAG AAGAATGAAGGGCGAGCGGATCTGTCCACCATCAAGGACCTGATCGAGGATGCCATTGTCAGTACGCAGCCAGCCATGATAGTGAATCTGAAGGCCTGCATCACTGGAGACAGCGTG GAACCCAGGCATAAGTTGGTTCGAGAGTCCCCATGTGGTACAGCAGCTGCCCCTCTGGGTTCTAAGCTGTTGCTTCGAAATCTTCGAGTGCTGAACTTGGGCTGCCAGGGGAAGAGAG GAGTTCAGGAGATAAGCTGCATGGCAGAGCTGGACAGCCCCCCACAGCAGAAGCGGACAAGGGCGGTGACAGCTGGCAGTgccactgctgcagcagagatggagTGGAATGAGGAGCTCTTCCT GGAGCTGGGACCTAGAAGTAAAGAACTGAAGCTACAGGTGCTGGGGAGCAGTGACGGAGCAGGAA GTGTGGTGCTGGCACATGCGAAACTGTTGCTTGATTCTTTGGGCAAACGGCGATCTGGGAGACAAGTCTTCTCGCTGGCCCCAGGAACTGGGTGGTCACTGGCAGCTGAAGCTACCATTGTATTGGAG CTGCTGTTCCAGGAGTCTTCTGCATCTCTGAATGCTCAGCACACTGCATCTCTGCGAACCAGCATCACCCCCACGAAGAAGGTGGAGATGGACCGGACCATCATGCCTGATGGCACCGTTGTGACTACTGTCACCACCATTCAGTCCCGGCCCAAGGCAGACTGCAAACTTG ATTCACCGTCGAGGTCGCCTTCCAAGGTGGAAGTGACTGAAAAGAAGACAACAGTGCTTTTGGAAAGCGACTGCCCTCACAGTCCCTTGGCCAGTGGTACCC GGGATAGCCATATGCCCAATGGCTTGGATCCGGTGGCTGAGACGGCGATCAGGCAGCTAACCGAGACGAATAACAAGCCTGCCAAGAAGACCCCAACTAAACGTAGCACACTGATCATCTCGGGAGTTTCCAAG GTACCTATTGCTCAAGACGAAATGGCACTTTCTCTGGGTTACGCTGCATCCTTGGAGGGCCCGGTGTACAGGGATTCTGTGGCAGAAGTCCCAGCCGACCGGATGCACGATTCTACAGAATCATCACGACTTCTGGAAGTGTCACCGTCAGGACAGAAGGCCGGTCAGGAGCTGGATGAGACAGCACGATCAGACATCTCTGAGAGACCATCCGTGGAAGATGTTGAGTCTGAGACTGGCTCTATAGGAGCCCTTGAGACCAGGAGTTTGAAAGATCACAAAG ttaGCTTTCTTCGGAGTGGTACCAAACTCATCTTCCGAAGAAGGAGCAAACAGAAGGAAGCGGGCCTGAGCCACTCACACGATGACTTGTCCAACGTCACCGCCAATTCTGCTGCTAGGAAGAAAGCTGGCAGCTTTTCTCACCGTCTCATCAAGCGCTTCTCCTTCAAGTCTAAATCCAAACCCAAAGGTAGTGACAGCAAAACAGCAG
- the C2CD2L gene encoding phospholipid transfer protein C2CD2L isoform X1 produces the protein MGPDPGWAALVLLFAASLLTVAAWLLQYWRSAPLRAPRRSGAAAEEAGARALLAALFALRSLREQWQRAWVRALNSQARRHGSSVQITFEEGPQLPQVANIGRVMCKEQSDHSMMLSCRVSAEAVKFPVSVTQQSPAAVSVDTYQVSLAVLQAQVEIHLKEVQNEGLLVSWMFKDRPDLNLFVLPRFQLREKNEGRADLSTIKDLIEDAIVSTQPAMIVNLKACITGDSVEPRHKLVRESPCGTAAAPLGSKLLLRNLRVLNLGCQGKRGVQEISCMAELDSPPQQKRTRAVTAGSATAAAEMEWNEELFLELGPRSKELKLQVLGSSDGAGSVVLAHAKLLLDSLGKRRSGRQVFSLAPGTGWSLAAEATIVLELLFQESSASLNAQHTASLRTSITPTKKVEMDRTIMPDGTVVTTVTTIQSRPKADCKLDSPSRSPSKVEVTEKKTTVLLESDCPHSPLASGTRDSHMPNGLDPVAETAIRQLTETNNKPAKKTPTKRSTLIISGVSKVPIAQDEMALSLGYAASLEGPVYRDSVAEVPADRMHDSTESSRLLEVSPSGQKAGQELDETARSDISERPSVEDVESETGSIGALETRSLKDHKVSFLRSGTKLIFRRRSKQKEAGLSHSHDDLSNVTANSAARKKAGSFSHRLIKRFSFKSKSKPKGSDSKTAGALVEVDENRKKVRNLKKLPPSPKHRRSPASLSERQSQLILLG, from the exons ATGGGACCGGATCCGGGCTGGGCCGCCCTGGTGCTGCTCTTCGCCGCCTCGCTGCTCACCGTCGCGGCCTGGCTGCTTCAGTACTGGCGGTCGGCGCCCCTGCGGGCGCCGCGGCGTAgcggggcggcggcggaggAGGCCGGGGCGCGAGCGCTGCTCGCCGCGCTTTTCGCCCTTCGGTCCCTCCGTGAGCAGTGGCAGCGGGCTTGGGTGCGAGCCCTTAACAGCCAGGCGCGCCGGCACGGG agtTCAGTGCAGATCACGTTTGAAGAGGGTCCTCAGCTACCACAAGTTGCAAACATAGGTCGTGTGATGTGCAAGGAACAGTCAGACCACAGCATG ATGTTGTCTTGCCGTGTGTCTGCTGAAGCTGTGAAATTCCCTGTCTCTGTTACTCAACAGTccccagctgctgtttctgtggACACCTATCAAGTCAGTttggctgtgctgcaggctcAG GTGGAGATCCACTTGAAGGAGGTCCAGAATGAAGGTCTCCTGGTATCATGGATGTTCAAGGACAGACCAGACTTGAACCTTTTCGTCCTTCCGAGATTTCAACTTCGTGAG AAGAATGAAGGGCGAGCGGATCTGTCCACCATCAAGGACCTGATCGAGGATGCCATTGTCAGTACGCAGCCAGCCATGATAGTGAATCTGAAGGCCTGCATCACTGGAGACAGCGTG GAACCCAGGCATAAGTTGGTTCGAGAGTCCCCATGTGGTACAGCAGCTGCCCCTCTGGGTTCTAAGCTGTTGCTTCGAAATCTTCGAGTGCTGAACTTGGGCTGCCAGGGGAAGAGAG GAGTTCAGGAGATAAGCTGCATGGCAGAGCTGGACAGCCCCCCACAGCAGAAGCGGACAAGGGCGGTGACAGCTGGCAGTgccactgctgcagcagagatggagTGGAATGAGGAGCTCTTCCT GGAGCTGGGACCTAGAAGTAAAGAACTGAAGCTACAGGTGCTGGGGAGCAGTGACGGAGCAGGAA GTGTGGTGCTGGCACATGCGAAACTGTTGCTTGATTCTTTGGGCAAACGGCGATCTGGGAGACAAGTCTTCTCGCTGGCCCCAGGAACTGGGTGGTCACTGGCAGCTGAAGCTACCATTGTATTGGAG CTGCTGTTCCAGGAGTCTTCTGCATCTCTGAATGCTCAGCACACTGCATCTCTGCGAACCAGCATCACCCCCACGAAGAAGGTGGAGATGGACCGGACCATCATGCCTGATGGCACCGTTGTGACTACTGTCACCACCATTCAGTCCCGGCCCAAGGCAGACTGCAAACTTG ATTCACCGTCGAGGTCGCCTTCCAAGGTGGAAGTGACTGAAAAGAAGACAACAGTGCTTTTGGAAAGCGACTGCCCTCACAGTCCCTTGGCCAGTGGTACCC GGGATAGCCATATGCCCAATGGCTTGGATCCGGTGGCTGAGACGGCGATCAGGCAGCTAACCGAGACGAATAACAAGCCTGCCAAGAAGACCCCAACTAAACGTAGCACACTGATCATCTCGGGAGTTTCCAAG GTACCTATTGCTCAAGACGAAATGGCACTTTCTCTGGGTTACGCTGCATCCTTGGAGGGCCCGGTGTACAGGGATTCTGTGGCAGAAGTCCCAGCCGACCGGATGCACGATTCTACAGAATCATCACGACTTCTGGAAGTGTCACCGTCAGGACAGAAGGCCGGTCAGGAGCTGGATGAGACAGCACGATCAGACATCTCTGAGAGACCATCCGTGGAAGATGTTGAGTCTGAGACTGGCTCTATAGGAGCCCTTGAGACCAGGAGTTTGAAAGATCACAAAG ttaGCTTTCTTCGGAGTGGTACCAAACTCATCTTCCGAAGAAGGAGCAAACAGAAGGAAGCGGGCCTGAGCCACTCACACGATGACTTGTCCAACGTCACCGCCAATTCTGCTGCTAGGAAGAAAGCTGGCAGCTTTTCTCACCGTCTCATCAAGCGCTTCTCCTTCAAGTCTAAATCCAAACCCAAAGGTAGTGACAGCAAAACAGCAG
- the C2CD2L gene encoding phospholipid transfer protein C2CD2L isoform X4, protein MGPDPGWAALVLLFAASLLTVAAWLLQYWRSAPLRAPRRSGAAAEEAGARALLAALFALRSLREQWQRAWVRALNSQARRHGSSVQITFEEGPQLPQVANIGRVMCKEQSDHSMMLSCRVSAEAVKFPVSVTQQSPAAVSVDTYQVSLAVLQAQVEIHLKEVQNEGLLVSWMFKDRPDLNLFVLPRFQLREKNEGRADLSTIKDLIEDAIVSTQPAMIVNLKACITGDSVEPRHKLVRESPCGTAAAPLGSKLLLRNLRVLNLGCQGKRGVQEISCMAELDSPPQQKRTRAVTAGSATAAAEMEWNEELFLELGPRSKELKLQVLGSSDGAGSVVLAHAKLLLDSLGKRRSGRQVFSLAPGTGWSLAAEATIVLELLFQESSASLNAQHTASLRTSITPTKKVEMDRTIMPDGTVVTTVTTIQSRPKADCKLDSPSRSPSKVEVTEKKTTVLLESDCPHSPLASGTRDSHMPNGLDPVAETAIRQLTETNNKPAKKTPTKRSTLIISGVSKVPIAQDEMALSLGYAASLEGPVYRDSVAEVPADRMHDSTESSRLLEVSPSGQKAGQELDETARSDISERPSVEDVESETGSIGALETRSLKDHKVSFLRSGTKLIFRRRSKQKEAGLSHSHDDLSNVTANSAARKKAGSFSHRLIKRFSFKSKSKPKGSDSKTAGALVEVDENRKKLGAAGVDHSPPD, encoded by the exons ATGGGACCGGATCCGGGCTGGGCCGCCCTGGTGCTGCTCTTCGCCGCCTCGCTGCTCACCGTCGCGGCCTGGCTGCTTCAGTACTGGCGGTCGGCGCCCCTGCGGGCGCCGCGGCGTAgcggggcggcggcggaggAGGCCGGGGCGCGAGCGCTGCTCGCCGCGCTTTTCGCCCTTCGGTCCCTCCGTGAGCAGTGGCAGCGGGCTTGGGTGCGAGCCCTTAACAGCCAGGCGCGCCGGCACGGG agtTCAGTGCAGATCACGTTTGAAGAGGGTCCTCAGCTACCACAAGTTGCAAACATAGGTCGTGTGATGTGCAAGGAACAGTCAGACCACAGCATG ATGTTGTCTTGCCGTGTGTCTGCTGAAGCTGTGAAATTCCCTGTCTCTGTTACTCAACAGTccccagctgctgtttctgtggACACCTATCAAGTCAGTttggctgtgctgcaggctcAG GTGGAGATCCACTTGAAGGAGGTCCAGAATGAAGGTCTCCTGGTATCATGGATGTTCAAGGACAGACCAGACTTGAACCTTTTCGTCCTTCCGAGATTTCAACTTCGTGAG AAGAATGAAGGGCGAGCGGATCTGTCCACCATCAAGGACCTGATCGAGGATGCCATTGTCAGTACGCAGCCAGCCATGATAGTGAATCTGAAGGCCTGCATCACTGGAGACAGCGTG GAACCCAGGCATAAGTTGGTTCGAGAGTCCCCATGTGGTACAGCAGCTGCCCCTCTGGGTTCTAAGCTGTTGCTTCGAAATCTTCGAGTGCTGAACTTGGGCTGCCAGGGGAAGAGAG GAGTTCAGGAGATAAGCTGCATGGCAGAGCTGGACAGCCCCCCACAGCAGAAGCGGACAAGGGCGGTGACAGCTGGCAGTgccactgctgcagcagagatggagTGGAATGAGGAGCTCTTCCT GGAGCTGGGACCTAGAAGTAAAGAACTGAAGCTACAGGTGCTGGGGAGCAGTGACGGAGCAGGAA GTGTGGTGCTGGCACATGCGAAACTGTTGCTTGATTCTTTGGGCAAACGGCGATCTGGGAGACAAGTCTTCTCGCTGGCCCCAGGAACTGGGTGGTCACTGGCAGCTGAAGCTACCATTGTATTGGAG CTGCTGTTCCAGGAGTCTTCTGCATCTCTGAATGCTCAGCACACTGCATCTCTGCGAACCAGCATCACCCCCACGAAGAAGGTGGAGATGGACCGGACCATCATGCCTGATGGCACCGTTGTGACTACTGTCACCACCATTCAGTCCCGGCCCAAGGCAGACTGCAAACTTG ATTCACCGTCGAGGTCGCCTTCCAAGGTGGAAGTGACTGAAAAGAAGACAACAGTGCTTTTGGAAAGCGACTGCCCTCACAGTCCCTTGGCCAGTGGTACCC GGGATAGCCATATGCCCAATGGCTTGGATCCGGTGGCTGAGACGGCGATCAGGCAGCTAACCGAGACGAATAACAAGCCTGCCAAGAAGACCCCAACTAAACGTAGCACACTGATCATCTCGGGAGTTTCCAAG GTACCTATTGCTCAAGACGAAATGGCACTTTCTCTGGGTTACGCTGCATCCTTGGAGGGCCCGGTGTACAGGGATTCTGTGGCAGAAGTCCCAGCCGACCGGATGCACGATTCTACAGAATCATCACGACTTCTGGAAGTGTCACCGTCAGGACAGAAGGCCGGTCAGGAGCTGGATGAGACAGCACGATCAGACATCTCTGAGAGACCATCCGTGGAAGATGTTGAGTCTGAGACTGGCTCTATAGGAGCCCTTGAGACCAGGAGTTTGAAAGATCACAAAG ttaGCTTTCTTCGGAGTGGTACCAAACTCATCTTCCGAAGAAGGAGCAAACAGAAGGAAGCGGGCCTGAGCCACTCACACGATGACTTGTCCAACGTCACCGCCAATTCTGCTGCTAGGAAGAAAGCTGGCAGCTTTTCTCACCGTCTCATCAAGCGCTTCTCCTTCAAGTCTAAATCCAAACCCAAAGGTAGTGACAGCAAAACAGCAG
- the C2CD2L gene encoding phospholipid transfer protein C2CD2L isoform X6 translates to MDSHPRCPQQPWPPRCLSSRAPVALRVQSSVQITFEEGPQLPQVANIGRVMCKEQSDHSMMLSCRVSAEAVKFPVSVTQQSPAAVSVDTYQVSLAVLQAQVEIHLKEVQNEGLLVSWMFKDRPDLNLFVLPRFQLREKNEGRADLSTIKDLIEDAIVSTQPAMIVNLKACITGDSVEPRHKLVRESPCGTAAAPLGSKLLLRNLRVLNLGCQGKRGVQEISCMAELDSPPQQKRTRAVTAGSATAAAEMEWNEELFLELGPRSKELKLQVLGSSDGAGSVVLAHAKLLLDSLGKRRSGRQVFSLAPGTGWSLAAEATIVLELLFQESSASLNAQHTASLRTSITPTKKVEMDRTIMPDGTVVTTVTTIQSRPKADCKLDSPSRSPSKVEVTEKKTTVLLESDCPHSPLASGTRDSHMPNGLDPVAETAIRQLTETNNKPAKKTPTKRSTLIISGVSKVPIAQDEMALSLGYAASLEGPVYRDSVAEVPADRMHDSTESSRLLEVSPSGQKAGQELDETARSDISERPSVEDVESETGSIGALETRSLKDHKVSFLRSGTKLIFRRRSKQKEAGLSHSHDDLSNVTANSAARKKAGSFSHRLIKRFSFKSKSKPKGSDSKTAGALVEVDENRKKVRNLKKLPPSPKHRRSPASLSERQSQLILLG, encoded by the exons ATGGATTCGCACCCTCGCTGCCCGCAGCAGCCATGGCCGCCTCGGTGCCTTTCGAGCCGTGCACCGGTTGCACTCCGCGTCCAG agtTCAGTGCAGATCACGTTTGAAGAGGGTCCTCAGCTACCACAAGTTGCAAACATAGGTCGTGTGATGTGCAAGGAACAGTCAGACCACAGCATG ATGTTGTCTTGCCGTGTGTCTGCTGAAGCTGTGAAATTCCCTGTCTCTGTTACTCAACAGTccccagctgctgtttctgtggACACCTATCAAGTCAGTttggctgtgctgcaggctcAG GTGGAGATCCACTTGAAGGAGGTCCAGAATGAAGGTCTCCTGGTATCATGGATGTTCAAGGACAGACCAGACTTGAACCTTTTCGTCCTTCCGAGATTTCAACTTCGTGAG AAGAATGAAGGGCGAGCGGATCTGTCCACCATCAAGGACCTGATCGAGGATGCCATTGTCAGTACGCAGCCAGCCATGATAGTGAATCTGAAGGCCTGCATCACTGGAGACAGCGTG GAACCCAGGCATAAGTTGGTTCGAGAGTCCCCATGTGGTACAGCAGCTGCCCCTCTGGGTTCTAAGCTGTTGCTTCGAAATCTTCGAGTGCTGAACTTGGGCTGCCAGGGGAAGAGAG GAGTTCAGGAGATAAGCTGCATGGCAGAGCTGGACAGCCCCCCACAGCAGAAGCGGACAAGGGCGGTGACAGCTGGCAGTgccactgctgcagcagagatggagTGGAATGAGGAGCTCTTCCT GGAGCTGGGACCTAGAAGTAAAGAACTGAAGCTACAGGTGCTGGGGAGCAGTGACGGAGCAGGAA GTGTGGTGCTGGCACATGCGAAACTGTTGCTTGATTCTTTGGGCAAACGGCGATCTGGGAGACAAGTCTTCTCGCTGGCCCCAGGAACTGGGTGGTCACTGGCAGCTGAAGCTACCATTGTATTGGAG CTGCTGTTCCAGGAGTCTTCTGCATCTCTGAATGCTCAGCACACTGCATCTCTGCGAACCAGCATCACCCCCACGAAGAAGGTGGAGATGGACCGGACCATCATGCCTGATGGCACCGTTGTGACTACTGTCACCACCATTCAGTCCCGGCCCAAGGCAGACTGCAAACTTG ATTCACCGTCGAGGTCGCCTTCCAAGGTGGAAGTGACTGAAAAGAAGACAACAGTGCTTTTGGAAAGCGACTGCCCTCACAGTCCCTTGGCCAGTGGTACCC GGGATAGCCATATGCCCAATGGCTTGGATCCGGTGGCTGAGACGGCGATCAGGCAGCTAACCGAGACGAATAACAAGCCTGCCAAGAAGACCCCAACTAAACGTAGCACACTGATCATCTCGGGAGTTTCCAAG GTACCTATTGCTCAAGACGAAATGGCACTTTCTCTGGGTTACGCTGCATCCTTGGAGGGCCCGGTGTACAGGGATTCTGTGGCAGAAGTCCCAGCCGACCGGATGCACGATTCTACAGAATCATCACGACTTCTGGAAGTGTCACCGTCAGGACAGAAGGCCGGTCAGGAGCTGGATGAGACAGCACGATCAGACATCTCTGAGAGACCATCCGTGGAAGATGTTGAGTCTGAGACTGGCTCTATAGGAGCCCTTGAGACCAGGAGTTTGAAAGATCACAAAG ttaGCTTTCTTCGGAGTGGTACCAAACTCATCTTCCGAAGAAGGAGCAAACAGAAGGAAGCGGGCCTGAGCCACTCACACGATGACTTGTCCAACGTCACCGCCAATTCTGCTGCTAGGAAGAAAGCTGGCAGCTTTTCTCACCGTCTCATCAAGCGCTTCTCCTTCAAGTCTAAATCCAAACCCAAAGGTAGTGACAGCAAAACAGCAG